One Spea bombifrons isolate aSpeBom1 chromosome 1, aSpeBom1.2.pri, whole genome shotgun sequence DNA window includes the following coding sequences:
- the TMEM38A gene encoding trimeric intracellular cation channel type A, translated as MDLLSALSLEDLTASFAKLPVFPAFDVAYYIISILYLKYEPGAVELSRRNPVASWLCAMLYCFGSYILADVLLGESPIHYFSNNANIVLASSIWYLVFFCPLNLFYKCVSFLPVKLIFVGMKEVVRVRKIAVGIHHAHHHYHHGYVIMVLVGWVKGSGVALMSNLEQLLRGVWKPETNEILHMSFPTKASLYGAILFTLQQSHWLPISKANLIFFFTIFMAACKIFMTATHSHSSPFDPLEAFICPFLFGTPSSKHDDHGDHHHHHDDHDSSHSAVKSKEDLSEGTRKRKVKKAE; from the exons ATGGACCTATTATCTGCCCTCAGTCTAGAGGACTTGACTGCCTCCTTTGCCAAACTGCCAGTCTTCCCCGCGTTTGATGTGGCTTATTATATCATCTCTATCCTATACTTGAAGTATGAACCAG GTGCTGTAGAGCTTTCCCGTCGCAACCCAGTGGCCTCATGGCTCTGTGCAATGCTCtactgctttggaagctacattcTTGCAGATGTCCTCCTGGGCGAGTCCCCTATTCACTACTTCAGCAATAATGCCAATATAGTCTTGGCATCTTCCATTTG GTATCTGGTGTTTTTCTGCCCCCTGAATCTTTTTTACAAGTGTGTCAGTTTCTTGCCTGTGAAACTCATCTTTGTTGGTATGAAAGAAGTTGTCCGGGTTCGCAAGATTGCTGTAGGAATCCATCATGCTCATCACCATTACCATCACGGATATGTTATCATGGTACTGGTTGGATGGGTAAAAG GTTCTGGAGTTGCTCTGATGTCTAACCTGGAACAACTTCTGCGTGGTGTCTGGAAGCCAGAAACAAATGAGATCCTACATATGTCATT TCCAACCAAGGCCAGTCTGTACGGAGCTATCCTGTTCACCCTGCAGCAGTCCCACTGGCTGCCAATCTCTAAAGCCAACCTCATCTTTTTCTTCACAATCTTCATGGCTGCTTGTAAG ATCTTTATGACAGCCACTCACTCTCACAGCTCTCCCTTTGATCCTCTGGAGGCCTTCATCTGCCCTTTCCTGTTCGGAACTCCAAGCAGTAAACATGACGATCATGGTGATCACCATCATCACCATGATGACCATGACTCTTCCCACTCTGCTGTAAAGTCAAAGGAAGACCTGAGTGAGGGAACTCGCAAAAGAAAAGTGAAGAAAGCAGAGTAA